In Lactobacillus intestinalis, one DNA window encodes the following:
- a CDS encoding DUF5388 domain-containing protein, producing MSNLINSNKRKINVKPKHEVSINEIEGNDNKKTFNVNIKIDNTVRNSLIAISNLGIAPNQKEAVAYLVQQFRDNLDSDNQRLFDLQVDVLNKKDAKLHENN from the coding sequence ATGAGTAATTTAATTAACAGTAACAAACGTAAAATTAATGTAAAGCCGAAGCACGAAGTTTCAATTAATGAAATTGAGGGTAATGACAATAAGAAGACGTTTAACGTAAATATCAAAATTGATAATACAGTTAGAAATAGTCTTATAGCAATTTCTAATTTAGGAATTGCTCCAAATCAAAAAGAAGCTGTTGCATATTTAGTTCAACAATTTCGTGATAATTTAGATTCAGACAATCAACGCTTATTTGATTTACAAGTTGATGTGTTAAATAAAAAAGATGCTAAATTACATGAAAATAATTAG
- a CDS encoding ParA family protein yields MTKTITFGNFKGGVGKTTNATQVAYELSKRGANTLLLDLDPQANATNIMLKTKANLTDKIDQFDSSLMAAIQNKDLSKALVNITSNLDLIGSSADFSLFPRVMEKQFSRYIDRVKYLNELLSPITKNYDYVIIDVPPTISLITDAALYASDWCVIVMQTQQQALDGASAFIQYMQQEVIDTYKAPSLDLVGILPVLIQPGAPVDNLTLQNAEEEFGQDNILPTSIHQMQRLKRYGVTGITNDSRYDEKVFEVYKQVVNDILNRIEANE; encoded by the coding sequence ATGACAAAGACTATAACCTTTGGTAACTTCAAGGGTGGGGTTGGTAAAACAACAAATGCAACCCAAGTCGCCTATGAATTATCAAAAAGAGGAGCAAATACTCTCCTTTTAGATTTAGATCCGCAAGCAAATGCCACAAACATTATGCTTAAAACTAAAGCAAACCTAACGGATAAAATCGATCAATTTGATTCATCCTTAATGGCTGCTATCCAAAACAAGGATCTATCAAAGGCCTTAGTTAATATTACAAGTAATTTAGACTTGATAGGATCATCGGCAGATTTTTCCTTATTTCCACGAGTAATGGAAAAACAATTTTCAAGGTATATTGATCGGGTCAAATACTTGAATGAATTACTATCTCCAATTACTAAAAATTATGATTATGTGATTATTGATGTTCCGCCTACGATTAGTTTAATTACTGACGCTGCTCTTTATGCCAGCGATTGGTGCGTAATTGTCATGCAAACACAACAACAAGCTTTAGATGGGGCTAGTGCATTTATTCAATATATGCAGCAAGAAGTAATCGATACCTATAAAGCACCTAGCTTGGACTTAGTAGGAATTTTACCTGTACTAATCCAACCCGGAGCTCCTGTTGATAATTTGACATTGCAAAATGCGGAAGAAGAGTTTGGCCAAGACAATATTTTGCCAACTTCAATTCATCAAATGCAGCGTTTAAAGCGCTATGGAGTAACGGGGATTACTAATGATAGTCGCTATGATGAAAAGGTATTTGAAGTTTATAAGCAAGTTGTAAATGACATTTTGAATAGGATTGAAGCAAATGAGTAA